The Arachis hypogaea cultivar Tifrunner chromosome 14, arahy.Tifrunner.gnm2.J5K5, whole genome shotgun sequence genome has a segment encoding these proteins:
- the LOC112741897 gene encoding uncharacterized protein → MPPALMNPLMPPPPPPSVSVSAPPELEGSDDVSGRSVTQKRRFGDLRGLQWRVDLGVLPSESSTSIDDLRRVTADCRRRYANLRRRLLVEPHIPKDGSNSPDLTMDNPLSQNPDSTWSRFFRNAELERMVDQDLSRLYPEHGNYFQTPGCQGILRRILLLWCLRHPECGYRQGMHELLAPLLYVLQVDVERLSEVRKLYEDIFTDKFDGLLYQENDLSYSFDFRKSQDLLEDEIGSHGNAKVKSLDELDPALQTIVLLSDAYGAEGELGIVLSEKFMEHDAYCMFDALMSGVRGSVAMADFFSSFPVAGSQTGLPPVIEASTALYHLLCLVDSSLYSHLLDLGVEPQYFSLRWLRVLFGREFSLDNLLIIWDEIFASDNSKVEKSVDDNIDWGLRILHSPRGAFIAAMAVAMLLHLRSSLLATENPTTCLQRLLNFPENINIKKLLEKAKSLQARALSVDISSPSPLIIGYHLQSKSVMTRSQTLPSETVSPKTPVNLLTDSYWEEKWRVAHEAEELKQDGIEQQIPTRKKGWTEKVKNTLRRAGSDPPPSRIKNGKKESKVVRRNILEALHKALGPEEEAEQMDCHEILCKQENISEAAEGVQQNDNSKGDNSYSSDDRCPSGNTGIEESSSVYSDSTSPPNEANYHEITSQGSSVASNLYLDECDETADTSLSDPPLPVSDHPESIPETSESTDVDVDKSENIPQMSGCNNNDPGNSATHPKEKKQNKFQWFWKFGRNTVEGISGKVGAASEPTKSTSSCSNQSNSQPPVSSTTSEHFTSVSSKGDSVDQNVMGTLKNIGQSMLDHIQVIESVFQQDRNQGVSVENLSKNILVGKGQVTAMAALKELRKISNILSEM, encoded by the exons ATGCCGCCGGCTCTGATGAACCCGCTGATGCCGCCGCCGCCACCTCCGTCGGTGTCGGTGTCCGCGCCGCCGGAGCTTGAAGGCTCCGACGATGTTTCCGGGAGATCGGTGACTCAAAAGAGGCGATTCGGTGATCTGAGAGGGTTGCAGTGGCGTGTTGATCTTGGGGTTTTGCCTTCAGAGTCTTCAACTTCCATTGATGATCTTCGTAGGGTCACCGCTGACTGTAGAAGGAG GTATGCGAATCTGAGAAGGCGTCTTCTGGTTGAACCGCATATCCCGAAGGATGGAAGTAACTCACCCGATCTTACCATGGATAATCCACTTTCACAAAATCCag ATAGTACATGGAGTCGCTTTTTCCGTAATGCGGAGCTAGAGAGAATGGTTGATCAGGATTTATCACGTTTATATCCAGAACATGGGAATTATTTCCAGACACCAGGATGCCAAGGCATTTTAAGACGCATTTTATTACTTTGGTGTCTCAGGCACCCAGAATGTGGTTATAGACAAG GAATGCACGAGTTACTTGCTCCTCTACTTTATGTTCTCCAAGTTGATGTGGAGCGTCTTTCAGAAGTTCGAAAGCTTTATGAAGATATCTTCACCGACAAATTTGATGGCCTTCTATATCAGGAGAATGATCTTTCTTACAGCTTTGATTTTAGAAAATCTCAAGACTTGCTGGAGGATGAAATTGGCTCTCATGGAAATGCAAAAGTCAAAAGTCTTGATGAGCTTGATCCTGCATTACAGACCATTGTATTGCTGAGTGATGCTTATGGAGCTGAAGGTGAACTGGGCATTGTTTTATCTGAGAAATTCATGGAACATGATGCTTATTGCATGTTTGATGCTTTAATGAGTGGTGTCCGTGGTTCAGTTGCGATGGCCGATTTCTTCTCTTCCTTCCCTGTAGCAGGGTCGCAAACTGGCCTGCCTCCTGTTATTGAAGCTTCTACTGCATTGTATCATTTGCTGTGTCTTGTGGATTCATCTCTGTATAGCCATCTTTTGGATCTTGGTGTTGAACCCCAATACTTTTCTCTCCGATGGTTGCGAGTTCTATTCGGACGTGAGTTTTCACTTGACAATCTATTGATAATCTGGGATGAGATCTTTGCATCGGATAATAGTAAAGTTGAAAAAAGTGTTGATGACAACATAGACTGGGGTTTGAGGATTTTGCATTCTCCTCGTGGAGCATTTATTGCAGCTATGGCTGTTGCAATGCTACTTCATTTAAGATCTTCACTGCTTGCTACCGAAAATCCTACCACCTGTCTTCAGAGATTATTAAACTTTCCTGAAAACATTAATATTAAAAAGCTGCTGGAGAAGGCCAAATCATTGCAAGCTCGTGCACTAAGTGTTGATATTTCTTCTCCATCACCTTTGATTATAGGATATCATCTCCAAAGTAAATCAGTTATGACGCGATCTCAGACCCTTCCTTCTGAAACTGTGTCTCCAAAAACTCCTGTAAATTTGTTAACTGACAGCTACTGGGAAGAAAAATGGAGGGTTGCACATGAGGCTGAAGAACTTAAGCAAGATGGTATCGAACAACAGATTCCGACTCGGAAAAAGGGCTGGACAGAAAAGGTAAAAAACACACTGAGAAGAGCGGGATCTGATCCACCACCTTCAAGGATTAAGAATGGCAAAAAGGAATCTAAGGTGGTTAGGCGAAACATATTGGAAGCGCTTCATAAGGCACTTGGACCTGAGGAAGAAGCAGAACAAATGGATTGCCATGAAATCCTATGCAAGCAGGAAAATATTTCTGAAGCAGCTGAAGGTGTGCAGCAAAATGATAACTCTAAAGGCGACAACAGTTACTCATCTGATGATAGATGTCCAAGTGGAAATACAGGGATAGAGGAAAGCTCCTCTGTATATTCTGACTCAACTAGCCCGCCTAATGAGGCCAATTATCATGAAATTACCTCGCAGGGAAGTAGTGTTGCCTCTAATTTATATCTTGACGAATGCGATGAAACTGCAGATACCAGTCTCAGTGATCCACCTCTTCCAGTCTCTGATCATCCTGAGAGCATACCTGAAACATCAGAGTCCactgatgttgatgttgataaaTCTGAGAACATACCTCAGATGTCAGGGTGCAATAATAATGATCCAGGAAATTCTGCTACACATCCCAAGGAGAAAAAGCAGAATAAATTTCAGTGGTTTTGGAAGTTTGGACGGAATACCGTTGAGGGTATATCGGGGAAAGTAGGAGCTGCTTCTGAACCTACAAAATCCACCAGCAGCTGTAGTAACCAAAGTAATTCGCAACCACCTGTCTCTTCTACCACCAGTGAGCATTTCACTTCTGTTAGTAGCAAAGGAGATTCTGTAG